In a single window of the Streptomyces cinnabarinus genome:
- a CDS encoding LacI family DNA-binding transcriptional regulator, whose translation MVRGSTRPTSRDVAQAAGVSQAAVSLVLGDKWRGRVSEATAERVRQAARELGYRPNLAARNLRLGRTRTVLLVVPALTTEFFAGVYTGAARVAAAHGFGVVLYPSPEGIGPARDPFASAQAALDGVIASSMAADALTAIRGDQLPLVMLDSDPAGSLGAATVNLDIADGVRQITEHLLGLGHRRFLHLAADVASWTFEVRARELHTRLTAVPGTTLATARAPFSIEGAQRAAEAALASPGPRPTALICDDDKLAAGAYKAARRLGLAVPEDLSVTGLDDLALATAIDPELTTVRLDAELFGERGMRALLAVLEGRTPDAGDIPVELVVRGSTAPPSAS comes from the coding sequence GTGGTCCGAGGCAGCACCCGCCCCACCAGCCGGGACGTCGCACAGGCCGCGGGCGTCTCCCAGGCCGCGGTCTCCCTGGTGCTCGGCGACAAATGGCGCGGCCGGGTCTCCGAGGCCACCGCCGAGCGGGTCCGGCAGGCCGCCCGCGAACTGGGCTACCGGCCCAACCTCGCCGCCCGCAACCTGCGGCTCGGCCGCACCCGCACGGTCCTGCTCGTCGTCCCCGCGCTCACCACGGAGTTCTTCGCCGGCGTCTACACCGGCGCGGCCCGCGTCGCCGCCGCCCACGGCTTCGGCGTCGTCCTGTACCCCTCCCCCGAAGGCATCGGCCCCGCGCGGGACCCCTTCGCCTCCGCCCAGGCCGCCCTGGACGGCGTGATCGCCTCCTCCATGGCCGCCGACGCCCTCACCGCCATCCGCGGCGACCAGCTGCCCCTGGTGATGCTGGACAGCGACCCGGCGGGCAGCCTCGGCGCGGCCACCGTCAACCTGGACATCGCCGACGGCGTACGCCAGATCACCGAGCACCTGCTGGGGCTCGGGCACCGCCGCTTCCTGCACCTGGCCGCCGACGTGGCGTCCTGGACCTTCGAGGTGCGCGCCCGCGAACTGCACACACGCCTGACCGCCGTCCCCGGCACCACGCTCGCCACCGCACGCGCCCCGTTCTCCATCGAGGGCGCCCAGCGCGCCGCCGAAGCGGCCCTCGCCTCACCCGGACCCCGGCCCACGGCGCTGATCTGCGACGACGACAAACTCGCGGCAGGCGCCTACAAGGCCGCCCGCCGCCTGGGCTTGGCCGTCCCCGAGGACCTCTCCGTCACCGGCCTGGACGACCTCGCCCTCGCCACCGCCATCGACCCGGAGCTCACGACCGTACGCCTGGACGCGGAGCTGTTCGGGGAACGCGGCATGCGAGCCCTGCTGGCGGTCCTGGAGGGCCGTACACCCGACGCGGGGGACATTCCCGTCGAACTGGTCGTACGGGGCTCCACAGCGCCACCCAGCGCCTCCTGA
- the prcA gene encoding proteasome subunit alpha has translation MSTPFYVSPQQAMADRAEYARKGIARGRSLVVLQYADGIVFVGENPSRALHKFSEIYDRIGFAAAGKYNEYENLRIGGVRYADLRGYTYDRDDVTARGLANVYAQTLGTIFSSAAEKPYEVELVVAEVGETPEGDQIYRLPHDGSIVDEHGSVAVGGNAELISTYLDQRHQDGMTLAEALKLAVQALSRESNGSQREIPAERLEVAVLDRTRPQQRKFKRIVGRQLGRLLEADGAATEAESADGADEEE, from the coding sequence GTGTCGACGCCGTTCTATGTCTCCCCCCAGCAGGCGATGGCCGACCGGGCGGAGTACGCCCGTAAGGGCATCGCCCGTGGTCGCAGCCTGGTCGTGCTCCAGTACGCCGACGGCATTGTGTTCGTCGGCGAGAACCCGTCCCGCGCGCTGCACAAGTTCAGCGAGATCTATGACCGGATCGGCTTCGCGGCCGCCGGCAAGTACAACGAGTACGAGAATCTGCGGATCGGTGGTGTCCGCTATGCCGATCTGCGTGGGTACACCTACGACCGCGACGATGTGACCGCCCGCGGTCTGGCCAACGTCTACGCCCAGACGCTGGGCACGATCTTCTCCTCCGCGGCCGAGAAGCCGTACGAGGTGGAGCTGGTCGTCGCCGAGGTCGGGGAGACGCCCGAGGGTGATCAGATCTACCGGCTGCCGCATGACGGTTCGATCGTGGACGAGCACGGCTCGGTCGCGGTCGGCGGCAACGCCGAGCTGATCAGCACCTATCTGGACCAGCGTCACCAGGACGGCATGACGCTGGCCGAGGCGCTGAAGCTGGCCGTGCAGGCCCTGTCCCGTGAGTCCAATGGCAGTCAGCGGGAGATTCCCGCCGAGCGCCTGGAGGTCGCGGTGCTGGACCGGACGCGTCCGCAGCAGCGCAAGTTCAAGCGGATCGTCGGCCGTCAGCTCGGCCGGCTGCTGGAGGCCGACGGCGCGGCCACCGAGGCGGAGAGCGCCGACGGCGCCGACGAGGAGGAGTAA
- a CDS encoding FKBP-type peptidyl-prolyl cis-trans isomerase, whose protein sequence is MSIDKPEIDFPGGEPPADLEIKDIWEGDGEVAQAGQTVTVHYVGVAFSTGEEFDASWNRGTPFRFPLGGGRVIKGWDQGVQGMKVGGRRQLTIPAHLAYGNQSPTPAIQPGETLIFVVDLLGV, encoded by the coding sequence GTGAGCATCGACAAGCCCGAGATCGACTTCCCGGGTGGCGAGCCGCCGGCGGACCTGGAGATCAAGGACATCTGGGAGGGCGACGGAGAGGTGGCCCAGGCGGGCCAGACCGTGACCGTGCACTACGTCGGTGTCGCCTTCAGCACCGGCGAGGAGTTCGACGCCAGCTGGAACCGCGGCACGCCGTTCCGCTTCCCGCTGGGCGGCGGCCGGGTCATCAAGGGCTGGGACCAGGGCGTGCAGGGCATGAAGGTCGGCGGCCGCCGCCAGCTGACCATCCCGGCCCACCTCGCCTACGGCAACCAGAGCCCGACGCCGGCCATTCAGCCCGGTGAGACCCTGATCTTCGTGGTCGACCTCCTCGGCGTCTGA
- a CDS encoding MFS transporter: MAAGYLEILRARHAARLLVGTLVGRLPNATAAIAIVLFVRAEGGTYSLAGALAAVYGVANAVGQPLLGRLVDLHGQPRVQLPSAVVSALGMAVFAFTGIGPLALAYASVVVAGLFTPPLEGGLRALWPSVLGKEGQVHTAYAMDAVAQEVMFTVGPLLVTLCTSLWSAQAALLVLNVIGVLGALSVVVSAPSRAWRSAPREAHWLGALRSPGLLALLGAFVFVGIALGSITVASVPYADEHGGDAVYGWLMAALGLGALIGGTVYGARQWSGEPGRRLTVLVALLAVCYLPLMLMPGVVPMVLLTVLSGVFLAPCIACAFVLVDRHAPRGTVTEAFSWLVTTFTVGASVGTGLAGPVVEAGGALWGFAVPGVAGAVSLLVLLATGRVLAASGQGAVVAASSENDPNRAVEPRFSTGDRA; encoded by the coding sequence ATGGCCGCGGGATACCTGGAGATCCTCAGGGCGAGGCACGCCGCACGGCTGCTCGTCGGCACGCTGGTGGGCCGGCTGCCGAACGCCACCGCCGCCATCGCGATCGTGCTCTTCGTCCGCGCCGAGGGCGGCACGTACAGCCTCGCCGGGGCGCTGGCGGCCGTCTACGGCGTCGCCAACGCCGTGGGGCAGCCGCTGCTGGGGCGGCTGGTCGATCTGCACGGGCAGCCGCGGGTGCAGTTGCCCTCGGCGGTGGTGTCCGCGCTCGGCATGGCCGTCTTCGCCTTCACCGGCATCGGGCCGCTCGCGCTCGCCTACGCGTCCGTGGTGGTCGCCGGACTGTTCACGCCGCCGCTGGAGGGCGGTCTGCGGGCGCTGTGGCCGTCGGTGCTCGGCAAGGAGGGCCAGGTGCACACGGCGTACGCGATGGACGCCGTGGCGCAGGAAGTCATGTTCACCGTCGGACCGTTGCTGGTGACGCTGTGCACCTCGCTGTGGTCGGCGCAGGCGGCGCTGCTCGTGCTGAACGTCATAGGCGTCCTCGGCGCGCTCTCCGTGGTGGTGTCGGCGCCCTCGCGTGCGTGGCGGTCGGCGCCGCGTGAGGCGCACTGGCTGGGCGCGCTGCGCTCGCCCGGACTGCTGGCGCTGCTCGGCGCGTTCGTCTTCGTCGGCATCGCGCTCGGCTCCATCACCGTCGCCTCCGTGCCGTACGCGGACGAGCACGGCGGTGACGCGGTGTACGGCTGGCTGATGGCGGCCCTGGGGCTCGGTGCGCTCATCGGCGGCACGGTGTACGGGGCGCGGCAGTGGTCCGGGGAGCCGGGGCGGCGACTGACGGTGCTGGTGGCCCTTCTGGCGGTGTGTTACCTGCCGCTGATGCTGATGCCGGGCGTGGTCCCCATGGTGCTGCTGACCGTGCTGTCGGGTGTGTTCCTCGCCCCCTGCATCGCTTGTGCCTTTGTGCTCGTGGACCGGCACGCCCCGCGCGGGACGGTCACCGAGGCTTTCTCCTGGCTTGTGACGACGTTCACCGTCGGCGCGTCGGTCGGAACGGGGCTCGCGGGCCCGGTCGTCGAGGCCGGTGGCGCCCTGTGGGGCTTCGCCGTTCCGGGCGTCGCGGGGGCCGTGTCGCTGCTGGTCCTGCTGGCCACGGGGCGGGTCCTCGCAGCGTCCGGGCAGGGAGCGGTCGTTGCGGCTTCATCGGAAAATGATCCAAACCGTGCCGTCGAACCCCGTTTCAGCACCGGGGATCGGGCGTAA
- the dop gene encoding depupylase/deamidase Dop → MTVRRVMGIETEYGISVPGHPNANAMLTSSQIVNAYAAAMHRARRARWDFEEENPLRDARGFDLAREAADSSQLTDEDIGLANVILTNGARLYVDHAHPEYSAPEVTNPRDAVLWDKAGERIMAEAAERAAQLPGAQPIHLYKNNTDNKGASYGTHENYLMKRETPFSDIVRHLTPFFVSRQVFAGAGRVGIGQDGHEHGFQLSQRADYFEVEVGLETTLKRPIINTRDEPHADAEKYRRLHVIIGDANLSEISTYLKLGTTALVLSMIEDGFIAVDLAVDQPVRTLHQVSHDPTLKRLVTLRSGRTLTAVQLQMEYFELSRKYVEERFGADADEQTKDVLTRWEDTLNRLENDPMSLAGELDWVAKRELMEGYRRRDGLDWDAARLHLVDLQYADVRAEKGLYNRLVARGRMKRLLEESDVDRARTKPPEDTRAYFRGRCLEQYADDVAAASWDSVIFDLPGRDSLQRVPTLEPLRGTRNHVKELLDRCRTAEDLVRVLSGG, encoded by the coding sequence ATGACCGTACGGCGAGTAATGGGTATCGAGACGGAGTACGGGATCTCCGTCCCCGGTCATCCCAACGCCAATGCCATGCTCACCTCATCCCAGATCGTCAACGCCTACGCGGCGGCGATGCACCGGGCCCGGCGGGCCCGCTGGGACTTCGAGGAGGAGAACCCGCTGCGGGACGCGCGAGGCTTCGACCTCGCCCGCGAGGCCGCCGACTCCAGCCAGCTCACCGACGAGGACATCGGCCTCGCCAACGTCATCCTCACCAACGGCGCGCGGCTGTACGTCGACCACGCCCACCCCGAATACAGCGCCCCCGAGGTCACCAACCCCCGGGACGCCGTCCTGTGGGACAAGGCCGGCGAGCGGATCATGGCCGAGGCGGCGGAACGCGCCGCCCAGCTCCCCGGCGCCCAGCCGATCCACCTCTACAAGAACAACACCGACAACAAGGGCGCCTCCTACGGCACGCACGAGAACTACCTGATGAAGCGGGAGACCCCGTTCTCGGACATCGTGCGCCACCTCACGCCCTTCTTCGTCTCCCGCCAGGTCTTCGCCGGAGCGGGCCGCGTCGGCATCGGCCAGGACGGCCATGAGCACGGCTTCCAGCTCAGCCAGCGGGCGGACTACTTCGAGGTCGAGGTCGGCCTGGAGACCACCCTCAAGCGCCCCATCATCAACACCCGCGACGAACCGCACGCCGACGCGGAGAAGTACCGCCGACTGCACGTGATCATCGGCGACGCCAACCTCTCCGAGATCTCGACGTACCTCAAACTGGGCACGACAGCCCTGGTGCTGTCCATGATCGAAGACGGCTTCATCGCCGTGGACCTGGCCGTGGACCAGCCCGTCCGCACCTTGCACCAGGTCTCCCACGACCCGACCCTCAAGCGCCTGGTCACGCTCCGCAGCGGCCGGACACTCACCGCGGTCCAGCTCCAGATGGAGTACTTCGAGCTGTCCCGCAAGTACGTCGAGGAACGCTTCGGCGCCGACGCCGACGAACAGACCAAGGACGTCCTGACCAGGTGGGAGGACACCCTCAACCGCCTGGAGAACGACCCCATGAGCCTGGCCGGCGAGCTGGACTGGGTCGCCAAGCGAGAGCTGATGGAGGGCTACCGGCGCCGCGACGGCCTCGACTGGGACGCCGCCCGGCTGCACCTGGTGGACCTCCAGTACGCCGACGTACGCGCCGAGAAGGGCCTGTACAACCGTCTCGTGGCCCGCGGACGGATGAAGCGGCTCCTGGAGGAGTCCGACGTCGACCGGGCGCGTACGAAGCCACCGGAGGACACCCGCGCCTACTTCCGCGGCCGCTGCCTGGAGCAGTACGCCGACGATGTCGCGGCCGCGTCCTGGGACTCGGTGATCTTCGATCTGCCGGGCCGGGACTCCCTCCAGCGCGTTCCAACCCTCGAACCGCTTCGCGGAACGCGAAATCATGTCAAGGAGCTCCTGGACCGCTGCCGAACCGCGGAAGACCTGGTCAGGGTCCTGTCCGGCGGCTGA
- the pafA gene encoding Pup--protein ligase, whose protein sequence is MDRRIFGLENEYGVTCTFRGQRRLSPDEVARYLFRRVVSWGRSSNVFLRNGARLYLDVGSHPEYATPECDNVIELVTHDKAGERILEGLLVDAERRLHEEGIAGDVYLFKNNTDSAGNSYGCHENYLVARHGEFSRLADILIPFLVTRQLLCGAGKVLQTPRGAVYCVSQRAEHIWEGVSSATTRSRPIINTRDEPHADAERYRRLHVIVGDSNMSETTMLLKVGATDLVLRMIEAGTVMRDLTLENPIRAIREVSHDITGRRKVRLASGREASALEVQREYYEKAVDFCERRGIRTGTVEQVLELWGRTLDSIESEDLDRIGTEIDWVMKYKLIERYRAKHNMTMSHPRVAQIDLAYHDIHRRRGLYYLLERKGQAARICNDLKIFEGKSVPPQTTRARLRGDFIRRAQEQRRDFTVDWVHLKLNDQAQRTVLCKDPFRSVDDRVEKLIAGM, encoded by the coding sequence ATGGACCGCCGCATTTTCGGGCTGGAGAACGAGTACGGCGTCACGTGCACGTTCAGGGGACAGCGCCGTCTGTCGCCTGACGAGGTGGCGCGGTACCTCTTCCGCCGTGTCGTGTCATGGGGCCGCAGCAGCAATGTCTTTCTGCGGAACGGCGCCCGCCTGTATCTCGACGTGGGGTCACATCCGGAATACGCCACACCCGAATGTGACAACGTGATCGAACTGGTCACGCACGACAAGGCAGGCGAGCGCATTCTGGAAGGGCTACTGGTGGACGCCGAACGACGCCTGCACGAGGAAGGAATCGCGGGCGACGTCTACCTCTTCAAGAACAACACCGACTCGGCGGGCAACTCCTACGGTTGCCACGAGAACTATCTGGTGGCGCGGCACGGGGAGTTCTCCCGGCTCGCGGACATTCTCATTCCGTTCCTTGTCACCCGCCAGCTCCTGTGCGGCGCGGGCAAGGTGCTCCAGACCCCGCGCGGGGCCGTGTACTGCGTGAGCCAGCGGGCGGAGCACATCTGGGAGGGCGTCTCCTCGGCGACGACCCGCTCCCGGCCCATCATCAACACCCGGGACGAACCCCACGCGGACGCCGAGCGCTATCGCCGGCTGCATGTCATCGTGGGCGACTCCAACATGTCCGAGACGACCATGCTGCTCAAGGTCGGCGCCACCGACCTGGTGCTGCGCATGATCGAGGCGGGCACGGTGATGCGGGACCTCACCCTGGAGAACCCGATCCGGGCGATCCGCGAGGTCAGCCATGACATCACCGGCCGGCGCAAGGTGCGCCTGGCCAGCGGCCGTGAGGCCTCCGCGCTGGAGGTGCAGCGGGAGTACTACGAGAAGGCCGTGGACTTCTGCGAGCGCCGCGGTATCCGCACCGGCACCGTGGAGCAGGTGCTGGAGCTGTGGGGCCGCACGCTGGACTCGATCGAGTCCGAGGACCTCGACCGCATCGGCACCGAGATCGACTGGGTCATGAAGTACAAGCTCATCGAGCGCTACCGCGCCAAGCACAACATGACCATGTCGCACCCGCGGGTCGCGCAGATAGACCTCGCCTACCACGACATCCACCGCCGTCGTGGGCTGTACTACCTGCTGGAGAGGAAGGGTCAAGCAGCGCGGATCTGCAACGACTTGAAGATCTTCGAAGGCAAGTCCGTTCCGCCGCAGACCACTCGGGCCCGGCTGCGCGGCGACTTCATCCGCAGGGCCCAGGAACAACGCCGGGACTTCACCGTCGACTGGGTCCATCTCAAGCTCAACGACCAGGCCCAGCGCACGGTGTTGTGCAAGGACCCGTTCCGTTCCGTGGACGACCGGGTGGAGAAACTGATCGCCGGTATGTGA
- a CDS encoding FKBP-type peptidyl-prolyl cis-trans isomerase, with amino-acid sequence MRRRSLLIAVPAGLATLAACGDDKADSSEASDSASPSAPETSAAPSPKIVDGPLPAITAGTKFDEKPTVAKGSGDPSKDLAVKTVIAGNGQTIAENDYIQANYLGQIWATAKVFDNSYDRKTPLVIQLAQGSIIDGWRYALPGKKAGSRVQMAVPPTWGYGTQGNSQAGIKGTDTLVFVVDVQGTFNSKSSAKGTEVAQDNVDLPKVGTNTDGKAPSIEIPDADAPTKLVANYILEGDGAEVGAEDSVLVQYKGVLWDDGKEFDATYTNKQLASFSLQQVVKGWAQGLTGKKVGSRVLIVIPPDLGYGDNPPQGSGIKKDSTLVFSVDILAKM; translated from the coding sequence GTGCGCCGACGCTCACTCCTCATTGCCGTACCCGCCGGACTGGCCACGCTCGCCGCGTGCGGCGACGACAAGGCCGACTCCAGCGAGGCCAGCGACAGCGCGTCGCCGTCGGCCCCCGAGACGTCGGCCGCACCGTCGCCGAAGATCGTGGACGGTCCGCTCCCGGCGATCACCGCGGGCACGAAGTTCGACGAGAAGCCGACCGTGGCCAAGGGCAGCGGTGACCCCTCCAAGGATCTGGCCGTGAAGACGGTGATCGCGGGCAACGGCCAGACGATCGCGGAGAACGACTACATCCAGGCCAACTACCTGGGCCAGATCTGGGCCACGGCGAAGGTCTTCGATAACTCCTACGACCGCAAGACCCCGCTGGTCATCCAGCTCGCCCAGGGCAGCATCATCGACGGCTGGCGCTACGCCCTGCCCGGCAAGAAGGCCGGCAGCCGGGTCCAGATGGCCGTCCCCCCGACCTGGGGCTACGGCACCCAGGGCAACAGCCAGGCGGGCATCAAGGGCACCGACACGCTGGTGTTCGTGGTGGATGTGCAGGGCACCTTCAACTCCAAGAGCTCCGCGAAGGGCACCGAGGTCGCCCAGGACAACGTGGACCTGCCCAAGGTCGGCACCAACACCGACGGCAAGGCGCCCTCCATCGAGATCCCGGACGCCGACGCGCCGACCAAGCTGGTGGCGAACTACATCCTGGAGGGTGACGGCGCGGAGGTCGGCGCCGAGGACAGCGTGCTGGTGCAGTACAAGGGCGTGCTGTGGGACGACGGCAAGGAGTTCGATGCCACGTACACCAACAAGCAGCTCGCCTCTTTCTCCCTCCAGCAGGTCGTCAAGGGCTGGGCGCAGGGTCTGACCGGCAAGAAGGTGGGCAGCCGCGTCCTCATCGTCATCCCGCCGGACCTCGGCTACGGCGACAACCCCCCGCAGGGCAGCGGCATCAAGAAGGACTCCACGCTGGTCTTCTCGGTCGACATCCTGGCGAAGATGTGA
- a CDS encoding helix-turn-helix transcriptional regulator, translating to MAGKPVRPVNAIDQTRRMLSLVTYLRERPGARVEDVARAFGITEDELVSDLDVLPMCGTSFRGGDLLDIDTDGERIWWHNPAALAAEAAEPLRLASDEATALLVAARAVATLPGLREGDRQALLRATAKVEAAAGEAAGASARLSVTFESEGGVFADVDRAISERRRLWIRYYSPARDEVTAREIDPIRLVSVGHTYVEAWCRRSEARRTFRLDRVAEIKILDEPSAPPEIEPRDLSEGLVQPAAEDPEVIVEVGPGGRWVAEYYPHDSADELPDGGLRITLRTPDPASLRRLALRLGRDGRIVAPPELAESARRAAREALAAYDGIEAQDAPDNGIRE from the coding sequence GTGGCAGGCAAACCGGTCAGGCCCGTGAACGCCATCGACCAGACCCGGCGGATGCTCTCCCTGGTGACATATCTGAGGGAGCGCCCCGGCGCCCGGGTCGAGGACGTCGCGCGCGCCTTCGGCATCACCGAGGACGAGCTGGTCTCGGACCTCGATGTGCTGCCCATGTGCGGCACCAGCTTCCGCGGTGGCGACCTGCTGGACATCGACACCGACGGTGAGCGGATCTGGTGGCACAACCCGGCCGCCCTCGCGGCGGAGGCCGCCGAGCCGCTGCGGCTGGCCTCCGACGAGGCGACCGCCCTGCTGGTGGCGGCCCGCGCGGTGGCCACCCTGCCCGGACTGCGCGAGGGCGACCGGCAGGCCCTGCTGCGGGCCACCGCCAAGGTGGAGGCCGCGGCCGGTGAGGCGGCGGGCGCCAGCGCCCGGCTGTCGGTGACCTTCGAGTCCGAGGGCGGGGTCTTCGCCGACGTCGACCGGGCGATCTCCGAGCGCCGCCGGCTGTGGATCCGCTACTACTCCCCGGCCCGCGACGAGGTCACCGCGCGTGAGATCGACCCGATCCGGCTGGTCAGCGTGGGGCACACCTATGTCGAGGCCTGGTGCCGCCGCTCCGAGGCGCGCCGCACCTTCCGGCTCGACCGGGTCGCCGAGATCAAGATCCTCGACGAGCCGTCGGCGCCGCCCGAGATCGAGCCCCGGGACCTTTCCGAGGGGCTGGTGCAGCCCGCCGCCGAGGACCCCGAGGTGATCGTCGAGGTCGGTCCCGGCGGGCGCTGGGTCGCCGAGTACTACCCGCACGACAGTGCGGATGAGCTTCCCGACGGCGGGCTGCGTATCACTCTGCGTACGCCCGACCCGGCATCGCTGCGGCGCCTGGCGCTCCGGCTCGGCCGCGACGGCCGTATCGTCGCGCCGCCCGAGCTGGCCGAGAGCGCCCGCCGGGCGGCCCGGGAGGCACTCGCGGCGTACGACGGGATCGAGGCGCAGGACGCGCCGGACAACGGCATCCGGGAGTGA
- a CDS encoding helix-turn-helix transcriptional regulator, translating to MAIAKAERLMNLALCLLGTRRPLSKRELRDSIEAYVEAFGPGNGAAGSDDSFNRMFERDKDDLRELGLVIETVESLEGEVGYLARRDSNRLPPITLDAEEAAALGLAAKVWQQARLAGAASGALQKLRAAGLPEDVDPYEAHGALEPRIPVHEAAFEPLMLACRDRRTVGFEYRKATAAHPEPRHVEPWALECWRGHWYLAGWDRDRGAERVFRLSRITGKVRSRGGKFTAPVPDVVTVRETVAGWAGETADRSALIRLRSGAGYPLRAKATRVRELGDGWDELEIPYGHGLDAWLVEFGPDVVVLEPAELRADVMDRLRAVAKG from the coding sequence ATGGCCATTGCCAAGGCCGAGCGGCTCATGAATCTGGCGCTGTGTCTGCTCGGGACGCGGCGGCCGCTGAGCAAGCGCGAGCTGCGTGACTCCATCGAGGCGTACGTCGAAGCCTTCGGACCGGGCAACGGCGCGGCGGGGAGCGACGACTCCTTCAACCGCATGTTCGAGCGCGACAAGGACGATCTGCGCGAACTCGGCCTGGTCATCGAGACCGTCGAGAGCCTCGAGGGCGAGGTCGGCTATCTCGCCCGCCGCGACAGCAACCGGCTGCCCCCGATCACCCTCGACGCCGAGGAGGCCGCCGCTCTGGGCCTGGCCGCCAAGGTCTGGCAGCAGGCCCGGCTCGCCGGGGCGGCCAGCGGCGCCCTGCAGAAGCTGCGCGCGGCCGGTCTGCCCGAGGACGTCGACCCCTACGAGGCCCATGGCGCGCTGGAACCGCGGATCCCCGTCCACGAGGCCGCGTTCGAGCCGCTGATGCTGGCCTGCCGGGACCGCCGGACGGTCGGCTTCGAGTACCGCAAGGCCACCGCCGCCCACCCCGAGCCCCGGCATGTCGAGCCGTGGGCGCTGGAGTGCTGGCGCGGCCACTGGTATCTGGCGGGCTGGGACCGCGACCGGGGTGCCGAGCGGGTCTTCCGGCTCTCCCGGATCACCGGCAAGGTCCGCTCGCGCGGCGGGAAGTTCACCGCGCCCGTGCCGGACGTCGTCACCGTGCGGGAGACCGTCGCGGGCTGGGCGGGGGAGACCGCCGACCGCTCCGCGCTGATCCGGCTGCGCTCCGGCGCCGGGTACCCCTTGCGGGCGAAAGCCACCCGGGTCAGGGAACTCGGTGACGGGTGGGACGAGTTGGAGATTCCGTACGGCCATGGCCTGGACGCCTGGCTGGTGGAGTTCGGGCCGGACGTGGTGGTGCTGGAGCCCGCCGAGCTGCGGGCCGATGTGATGGACCGGCTGCGTGCCGTGGCCAAGGGCTGA
- the prcB gene encoding proteasome subunit beta — protein sequence MEANTRSTGRLPAAFLTPGSSSFMDFLSEHQPEMLPGKRQLPPVQGVIEAPHGTTIVAVTFPGGVVLAGDRRATMGNVIAQRDIEKVFPADEYSAVGIAGTAGLAVEMVKLFQLELEHFEKVEGAQLSLEGKANRLSTMIRSNLGMAMQGLAVVPLFAGYDVDREKGRIFSYDVTGGRSEEQGYAATGSGSIFARGAMKKLFRSDLTEDEATTLVVQALYDAADDDSATGGPDVARRIYPIVTVITDDGFRRLTDEESSEIARSILERRLEQPDGPRAALL from the coding sequence GTGGAAGCCAACACTCGTAGCACCGGGCGTCTACCAGCTGCCTTCCTGACGCCTGGGTCGTCCTCGTTCATGGACTTTCTCTCCGAGCATCAGCCCGAGATGCTGCCGGGCAAGCGTCAACTCCCGCCCGTGCAGGGTGTGATCGAGGCGCCGCACGGCACCACCATCGTGGCCGTGACGTTCCCCGGCGGGGTCGTGCTCGCCGGTGACCGGCGGGCCACCATGGGGAATGTCATCGCTCAGCGGGACATCGAGAAGGTGTTCCCGGCCGATGAGTACTCGGCCGTCGGTATCGCCGGTACCGCGGGGCTCGCCGTGGAGATGGTGAAGCTCTTCCAGCTGGAGCTGGAGCACTTCGAGAAGGTCGAGGGTGCTCAGTTGTCGCTGGAGGGCAAGGCCAACCGGCTGTCGACCATGATCAGGTCGAACCTGGGCATGGCGATGCAGGGGCTGGCCGTGGTGCCGCTCTTCGCGGGGTACGACGTGGACCGTGAGAAGGGGCGCATCTTCTCCTACGACGTCACGGGCGGCCGTTCCGAGGAGCAGGGCTACGCCGCCACCGGCTCCGGTTCGATCTTCGCGCGCGGTGCCATGAAGAAGCTGTTCCGTAGCGACCTGACCGAGGACGAAGCCACGACCCTCGTGGTGCAGGCCCTGTACGACGCGGCAGACGACGACTCGGCGACCGGGGGTCCCGATGTCGCCCGCCGGATCTACCCGATCGTCACCGTGATCACCGATGACGGCTTCCGTCGGCTCACCGACGAGGAGTCCTCCGAGATCGCCCGCTCGATCCTGGAGCGGCGCCTGGAGCAGCCGGACGGGCCGCGGGCCGCGCTGCTGTAG
- a CDS encoding ubiquitin-like protein Pup, with protein sequence MATKDTGGGQQKATRSTEEVEEQAAETQASEDLKERQEKLSDDVDSVLDEIDDVLEENAEDFVRSFVQKGGQ encoded by the coding sequence ATGGCAACCAAGGACACCGGCGGCGGACAGCAGAAGGCCACACGCTCCACCGAGGAGGTCGAGGAGCAGGCAGCGGAGACGCAGGCTTCCGAGGACCTCAAGGAGCGACAGGAGAAGCTGAGCGACGACGTGGACTCGGTTCTGGACGAAATCGACGATGTCTTGGAGGAGAACGCCGAGGACTTCGTTCGATCATTCGTTCAGAAGGGCGGCCAATAG